TAATACTCATTAACACGATGATTAGCAGGGGTCACATTTTATTGCTGAGAACTAGCGCACCTTTATAACTtgtgcccccagccccagtgctgttGGCATGGGGAACGGTCTTCATCAGGAGTTGAAGTCCACCTTGAGAGATGGACCACAGGGGAAGTTCAGTTGCGTACACTTTCCAAAGGGATTTCCACCGTGTCTACAGTTCATTTACCTAAGTAGGGGAGATGATTGGGATAATTAATATAAATCAATCCTGGAAAGATAGGACATCCCTAAGAGCTTAATGGGAACACTGCTATAGATAGCAGAAGATGtttacatttcaaatatttcaggaCCAATCTACTTGATTTTTGAATACTGTTGCTATGGTGACCTTCTCAACTACTTAaggagcaagagagaaaaatttCACTGGACTCTgactgatatttttaaacaacacAACTTCAGTTTCTATCACAATATCTGTTCGGACCAAAATTCCAGGTAAGACATTCAGCAATAGTTTAATACTTTGTAAAGCTCTTTTTAGCTGCATTCTTAGCTGTACTGTGAACAGGTGTAATGACTGAACTCTTGAGAGTCTGCACCCTTTAAGAAGTAAGGCCTTGGAAAGACCTGAAATTTGATTGTGCCTAAAATGTTCCTATCACTTATCAAAGGACCAGAAAtctcttgtttctgctttaagtTTTGAGAAAACCATGTCTGTGCTCAGGTTTTTATTAGTCATAATGGAACAGGATATTTCCCTGTAAAACAGTTTGCATTTAGTAGATCATGTTTTCCACTGCGTAACCATGAAAAATCTATCACCCTTGCCAGGAAGGGAACCCACCTGAAATATGGTGTGAACATGGATCTGTATGGAGAGGATGAACTCAAAGTCACACAGATAAGCCAAAACATAAATATGACCTCTGGACCAAATGGGATTGCACTCTGTTCTAAGGAGGGTAAAAGATTAATCACTCTTATCTCTAGTAATTCTGTTACTcttgtatttattatattattgaTCTAGCTTGGCTAGACTTAGCAACACAAGGGGTCCTTCTCTGTTGCCTCTCTTCCCTCCtgtcagaaatgtattttgctgGAGAAGGATTTAACATTTAATAGCTCAGGCTTATGTTTCTGGTCATACTATACACggtgtgaaaatattttgtgtctgAGCAAAGAATGCAAAAGATGAATGCTCTTCTTAATGTTGTTTCTGGTAGGAGAGGTGAAAACCCCTATAACAGCCAATAGTGTTAATCAGGTAGTAAGGGAGTCTATGGAAAGTACGTATTCTGGTTATTTTTTACAGATGAAATGAAGTGTGCAAGCAGACAGATGGATGAAGAAGAGGATTTTAATGTGCTCACTTTTGAAGACCTTTTATGCTTCGCTTGTCAAGTTGCCAAAGGAATGGAGTTTCTTGAGTCCAAATCGGTATTGGTGAAGGGCAGCAAATCGTTTAGAtagaaaagacagcaaaaacaTGTCAGCCtattaaaatacagacagagGAAGAGAGCCACACAGTGGCAGACTTGAAGTAAacctccttccccagctctgtACCAAAAACTGGCCCGCACTTGTAGGCATAGCCCTGAGTAAGAAGCAGAGGCTGCACCACACGCTTCTGCCTACCCTGACACTGTCCTCAGCCAGGACAAACCAGGGACTGCCCAGCTTGCTCACCCTGCATAGAGTTTTAGAGGAAAGGGGCAGCAATTCACCAAGCCCTGTGTGAAGCCACAAACCAGGtatatttttccctctgataTCGAATGCTGCAGTGTTAACCCATCCTATCCCTCTTAGTGCATTCACAGAGACCTCGCTGCCCGCAATATACTGGTGACCCATGGGAAAGTCATGAAAATATGTGATTTTGGCCTTGCCAGAGATGTCGTGAATGATTCCAATTACATTGTCCGGGGCAATGTGAGTTCATGAGTGTTTTTCATGATATTTTAAGAATTATAAGGAACCAAGAAAGGGAAGCCTTAcattttcagattctttttaaCACTGTAGATAACTGCATAAACAGTGCAGAAGTCTCACTTTGTCTGCCCTTGAGAAATGCAGATTCTTAGTTTGCAGTTAGCTAAAATAAGGTAGTAGTTCAGAGAGAGGTCAAGCTTTTAACTTAACAGACATGAATTGTTTCTAGCTAAGCAGTGAGAGCTACAGCAATGCACATAGTGAGCCTATATCATGGCATGACCTGCCTTCCTTTCTGCAACTGCACAGGTTCGCTTACCCGTCAAATGGATGGCTCCTGAAAGCTTATTTGAGGGGATGTACACCTTGAAGAGTGATGTTTGGTCTTACGGAATACTGCTGTGGGAAATATTCTCTCTGGGTGTGTTCTGTAATGTAGCAAAAGAACACTGCTTGCCTTTGGCTGTTCATCAGACTTGAGCTGGATCTGCTCTCTGTGTACTCCATAGTCCTGAGTGCAGTTTTTCTGCCATATTTTCCCAGGTGTAAACCCCTACCCTGGCATTCAAGTTGATGCAAACTTCTACAAACTAATTAAAAGCGGATTTAAAATGGACCGACCTTATTATGCCACAAGACACATGTAAGTGGGCTTGTTggctcttttttccttctccgGATCATGCACTGAGTGGCCTTCATGGAAATGGGGGTCCATTTCCATGAAGGCCCTTACCAGACTCCAACAGCTCACATGTTTTCTATCATCTCCTTGCTCCCACAGCTATTATGTGATGCAGTCCTGCTGGGCACTGGACTCCAGAAGAAGACCCACATTTTCCCAGCTGGTTTCTTCTCTTGCCTGTCAGCTGGTAGAGGCAGAGGGAGCAGTAAGTaaacacaggaagaagaaaagctttattttgggGGGGCCCTATAGATTacaatctgttttctctttttgtggtggaacaggctgccctgggaagcaGTGGAgtccttgaggtgttcaagaagcacGTAGATGTGGCACCGAAGGACATagttagtggacatggtggtgatggttggactatatgatcttagaggtcttttccaacagtaatgattctatgattcagtgagATGTGACAGACCTGAGCATGGCTCTCCCATGGTGTGCAGGGATGTCTCTTCTAGGAGGAGGTCTGCACCCTACCAGTGCCTGCTTCAGCACGAGAAAAGCAGTTCTTTGAGAACAATGCATTCTAATAGAAGGTAtcctttgtttcctctttccaaTCTCTAGGTTTACCAGAACATGGAGAAAACTGTTTCTCCACCCAAATCCAACAACAAAACTAACCCACGTACAAGTAAGGATGAAGAATCTCTTctgtccccagctctgctccaacATGAAAACTCTCATGCTGAGAAATGAACTGGGTCCTGGACTTGATCTCAGTATTCTCCTGAACTCCATGTAGCATAAGTGCTTCACATCACCACTAAGATGTTATCACCTGCTGCTCTATTCACATTTCTGATGGGACAGTCCATGTTCATGTTGTCTTGAGGAGAAGACACAGCagttcatttctttcacttcaaCAAGCACGTCTGTAATAAAACAGGTACAGCTGTCTTTTAGCCATCCCTCTGTGACCAGATATGTCTTCACTGGTTTTATGTAAGCAGTATCTAacacccagctcccagcctgaCTGCATAAACTTGGCTGCCTAAGATGAGAGCACATCTCTTTAACTTGCCTTCAGATTCCCAGGGCAATAAGAAGAGGCTCAGTATTTTGTTAACACAgctaaaaatacacattattGTCATGATGGGGTCTGGGGATTTGTAAACGTGCCTTTCATGGTGTCTAATGAGATACATTTGTCTGTACCTCAGTGAATCAAGGTCAGAATATACTGGTTAATAGTCTTGCTCTCTTTAATATCTTACAAAGTGTCAACTGCAAATAGGGTTTCCAGTGTTATAAACTAATGAGTGTTTGGATAGAATGTGATGTCATGTAAACTGAGCTGCTCTTTACTAACACTGCCTGGAAAGAATTCATGTTTTAATACAGCAATTATGAACTGtatatttatagaatcatagagtccttagtgttggaagggacctttaaaggctgcctagtccaactcccttgcaatgagcagggacGCCGCTGCTCAATCAGGTTTCCCTAGTCCCGATCCAACCTTGCCTTGAGAGTCTCcatggacggggcatccatcacctctctgggcaacctgttccagcgctTCACTACCTTTattatagaaagaaatgaagaggcTGACACTAAGAAGCGGCCCGAAGTTTCTTCCCCCGTCCCCGGCGACTGGCGGCGGCACTAGGGGGAGCTCGGGGACCGCCCTGCGCTGCTCGGGGATCGCTCCGACGGCACGGCGGGGTGCGGGGAGCTCTGTGCGCAGCGAGTTGGCAGCCCCTCCCGTAATGAGTTCTCCGCCAAATCTGTGCCCTGAGTCGCCAGCAGCGCTCACCAAACTACACGATTATAAAATCGTTTGAGCTGGAAGTGACCTTTaagggccatctagtccaactcccggtgatgagcagggacacctacagctccatcgggtgctcagagccccgtccagcctgaccttgagtgtccccagggatgggacaaacacctctctgtgcagcctgtgccagtgcctcaccacccttatagtaaaaaattatttccttgtatTCTTGTTAGAGAGTTTTCCTcccagtctaaatctctcctcttttagtttgaaactatttcccctgGAGTccattcccttctttcttacagctcccctttagatactaaaaggctgctctcaggtctccccagaaccttctcttctccaagctgaacatccccatctctctcagcctgtcctcatagggagctgctccctcccttggatcattttgtgaccctcctctggatgcactccaacagctccatgtctctcctgtactgaggactccacatctggatgcagtgctccaggtgaggcctcaccggcccagagcagaggggcaggatcactcCCTCACCCTTCTGGCCATGCTGCTTTGcgtgcagcccaggatatggttggctttccgggctgcaagggcacattgctgctCATGTCTAACTGCCATCCACCACTACCctgaggtctttttcagcagggctaTGCTCTATCCTTTTGTCCCCTATTTTGTATTAACAGTGAGGGTTGTTGTGAGCCAGGTGCAAGATGTTGCACTTGGATTTGCaaaacctcatgaggttctctTGGGCACACTGCTCTGCCTGTCTGGGAGACCTTTCTCCTGGTTCTGGATGTGCTTCCCTAACAGAAGCCAAACCACTGTGTATGAGAGGGATGGGAGATCTGAAAGAGAGCCAAACCCTGAGTGCCACCAGGACCAGCTGTCACAGCCTGAAGTGTCCCATTGTCCCCGGGCTCAGCCAGGTGGGAGCGGTCTGAGGAGGGTGGTGTGGCCCCAGGTAGGGTCCTGCTCCTGGGACTTCTGTGATCTGGAACATGGGGTGAGGCCTCACTCATCTCCTGGAGGTGGATCTGGGAGTGAATGGGCGGTGAGGGGAGCAGTCAGACTCAGCTCCTCCTCGGAGCCAGAGCCCTgggctttgtttgctttggaggGAATGGGTTTGTCCCTGGCAGAAGCGCTGTCTCCTCCCTTCTTTACAGTCCCAGTTCTCAGAGATggcagtggggagggggcaTGGGAAGCTCTGGCTCTGGTGAAGGCTTTTGGGACAGTCGCTGGGGGAACCCCATGCAGGAGCAGGAGCCCCATCATGCATGCAGGAGCCCCATCCACCCCCTCAGAACAGCTATTGCCACCTGTACATAACATCACCCCCAGAGCCTCAGGGCCCTGAAAGAAGGTGTGCAGTCCATGCCTTTGAAACCTTCGACCTTGTAAACAACAGTGTCCCCACGATGCCTGGGCTGagtgcacagccctgcagcaccgGGCTGCTGCGGGGTGAGGAGATGGAGCCCCTGAGGGGGAGAGATGGACCGCACGTGGTGAGACACAGCCGTGGGCTGCCTTGCAAAGGGCACATCTCAAAGCAACATGTAGGGAATGAGATGGTTATGAGGTTGAAGGGGCCATTGGCCTCTGTATTGCCCGAGGACCAAGGATAGCCACAGGGCTTGCTGCTGGCGGATACGTGCTGATCATACTGCAGCCACGACTGGGCACCTTCCTCGGGGCACAGCACGAACATGGGCAGCGGTGGCCGTTCTAtgagctgtgttttcttgtctGGGGATGACAGCAGCCATCCAAACTCAGGCCCGATGGCACCTGTCCgaagggcagagctgtgccgAGCTGAGTCGTGCTGTTCCGtgccccctcccccagccccactccttTCCAGCAACcgctctgctcagagcagcgTTCCGCATCCAGCCCGCTCCTGCAGGCATGTGCTTAAACAAGCCGGGTATCAACCCCACGATAAAAGTATTGGGTTATTCTGCAACGTAATCTACATCAAAGCCTCGGGGGCTGCCGGCTTGAAAAGATCCAAGATGTTTTCTAAGTCCTTATCATGTCTGTGCTTAGGGGGAGCCATAAATTCCACAGCTCGGACACACCAACCCTCggttcctccttcccttccctctcctcgGCCACCAAAGGGATTtcaagaaggtttttttttcttcaccattGCAAACAAAGCTCCCGGTGCCGCGCCGTTACggtgggggagaggggaggacCCACCCACCTCACCCTGATCTTCTCCCGAGAGACAGAAAAATCGCTCCGTGAAAACCTGAACGCAGTCGGAGCCCAACAAAAATGCACCCGCTGCCCCTCGACAGAGGTGGCCAAGTTCGGCCTTTCCCGGGGCTCCTATGGGCTGCTCGGACGGGGTCCCCGTGCCGTGTTGTCCCACGATCCAGCTCCAGGGCCGCTCCCCGACGGGGACCCCGTTCCAACGAGCAGCAGGAGAGCCGTCGAGGGTCACTGTTTCTGCCTGACAGTGCTAAGACGGATCCACTCGGAACTGTTGATGTTCTGATCCAAGTAGCGTCAGGGCTGGTGGAAGGGAGCGGGTGCTGCGAAGGGCCGCAGCCCGAAGGGAGCACGGCCACGGGAGCAGCTGAGGCAAAGCCGCTGGTGGAACCGAGCGGGGAAAGAGGCGATCTGCATGTAAAGAAAGAGGGGAGAAACAAACGGCACGGCGGGGAAACACGgggttaaaataaataaaataaaataaaataaaataaaataaaataaaataaaataaaataaaataaaaaaaaataaaataaaataaaataaaataaaataaaataaaataaaataaaataaaataaaataaaataaaataNaaaataaaataaaataaaataaaataaaataaaataaaataaaataaaataaaataaaataaaataaaataaaataaaataaaataaaataaaatatatataataacagtgtaaaaaatacaataaaatgaaaacaaagcccCAAACCCCCAGCTGATATTTCACTCCCAACGGAGCTTGTTCGGCACTTGTCACCTTGGGAGGGACAGGGTCTCTTTTCCTAGTTCACGAtctagggaaataaaaagataaaataacaacaatacTTCTATAATGAAAGAAACGAAGAGGGAGAACCTCCCCTCCAGCCAAGACTGCCACCTTGGCCGTGCCCCACGTACCCTCCCCAAAACCTcgaggagagagaagaggggAAAACCGCCTGGGAAACACAGTCCTGCGGCCCCGGCCCCTCTCGAAGCCTCAGTCGCTTTGTAGGGGGGTCACAAACTCCTGCCTAGATCAGGAAGCAGTGGGACAGGGGAAGGCACCCGGACCCGGGTCGGGCGGGGATCCCGCAGAGAGCCCGGGATCAGGAGGGTCACCTTCAATCAGCACCGCGTCCCATTGGGGTGAGGGTCTGTGCGGAGTTCGGTGCATTTTAATGCTCTGTGTTCCGAGTTGTGTCGTTTTAATGGCCCCTTTCTCGTTTATGGCACCATCAAACTCCGTCGGGGCAGCCCGGCCGTGACACCGAGGGGGGACGCGGCACTGTTTCTCCGGGGCAGAGCAGCACTAGGGGATAGAGAAATCCCATAGAGAGGAGGCGACCACCCCGAGTCCCgttgtgctgttgttgttgtaggGTCGCAACCGTGGCCATGAGCGACGGCCAAGAGAGCGCGTGGGCAATGGGATTTACTGCGTGGGCACTGAACAATGCACACAGCAAATGTGCCCCTACAGAGGTGGGCCGGGAGCGGGGTTCCATCCTTCCCCGAGAGCCTCGATCCCCGCGGGCAGCGAAAGGGGACACGTCGGGAGGCCTCGAGGAGTTATTCCCGTAGCTCTGAGGCAGCCCCACTCTCGGCACCGGAGCTACAGTCAGAAGAGGGATAAGAAGATAATTTGGAGGGATCTGAGGATTTGGAGATGTGGACCGCCCCGTCGAAACGGGAGGAAGGCTGCAAAACGGTCACACACCCCGGGGAAAGGGAGATACATGGAGGACACGGACTTGAGTGTGGGGTCCGTGGGCAAACCCTGGTGGGTCCTGTCCTGCCTGACGGCACCGTAGCTCCCGGGAGAGCCGTCGAATTGGGCCGGGGCTGCACTGGGAAAACGGGGTAACGCTGCCGTCCGCATCCACCTCTCTCGGAGGGTGAAAGGTTTCCTCGCTGTGCCATGGGAAAAGATGCAAATATGCAAACGTTTTCGGGCATTGTCCCCTCTCAGGGTGAAAAGTTAAAGCATAAAAGCGGCGGAGGGAGCCGAGGTTGAGGGGGGGGCGACTCTTCAAAGGGGGCTCCCGGCCGGGGGGAGCCGGCTGCCGCCCTCATGCTCCCCGGGGAGGGTTCCCGAGGCGTCGGGGTGGGAAAATCCGGGGGTGCCGAGAGGGCACGGCTCGGCCCCAGGGTGGACCGAGGAGGATGGGAGAGAAGCGGGCATAGAGTGGGTCTCGTGTGGGTCCCGCTGTCCACACTCATCTCCGCCGTGTCCCTCAGGGGCTGCGGGTGCTGCCGGTGAAGGCTCACGTCGAGGCCCGGACGGGGCGGGCAGCGCCGGGCCTGCCAGCGAAATAAGCCGTGCCCTCGGCTGGGGTTTCTCCTCTTACCTCTCGTTCATCGAGTGGGAGCGGGTGGGAATCGCGCTAGAAAGACAAGCGACCGTGAGGTTTGCGGCTTAAAACAACGACGACGACAAAACGGCTTTTGGGATTTTTAATCAAAACCTCCCTCCTCGCCCCCAGAGCCAACAAGGCGAAGGGGCGAAGAAGGCGCTGCCCGATCCGCGGTTCCCATCTTCCCACCCTCGCCCTTAGATCTCCTTCTCTGTCTTTTGCAAGTCTCTCGATTTCATCCTTTGAACCTGTGATTGGAGGTTAAAGTGCACCAGGTTGCAATGGAAGGAGGAAGCTCTTAAACAATAAAGGCTTGAATATTTAGCTGTGATCAGGTCGCTGCCCTCTCCTtatctttttaaatgcaaatcgTCTTTTAGGGGTAGTAGCTATATACCCAGCGCCTCTCCACGTCACCTGCCTTTGGTGTGTCTGGGCCATTACTAATAGAGCCTTGTAAACAATCGTTAATCATGTAAGCGCTGCCGGCCATCGCCTTCGGACCGGGAGCGCTCGGCGGCGGCGAACTGCGCGGGGCCGCGGCCCCTCCGCCTGCCCCCTCCCCGCCGCGGGAGCCCGGCCCCGGGCGGCGGCGCTCCGACGGCCCCGGCAGCGGCGCTCCGACGGCCCCAGCAGCATGCCGAGAGCGGCCGCCGGGGCCCCGCCAGCATGTACGTGAGCTACCTCCTGGACAAGGACGGGCCCATGTACCCCGGCCCCGTTCGCCACTCGGGGGGGCTCAACCTGGCGGCGCAGAACTTCGTGGGCGCCGCGCAATACGCGGACTACGGCGGCTACCATGTGAACCTCGACGGCGCTCAATCCCCCGGGCCGGCCTGGCCCGCGCCCTACGCAGCTCCGCTCCGCGACGACTGGGGGGCCTACGGGCAGGgagccccgccgcccgccgccgcagccgccgccgtGCATGGCCTCAACGGCGGCTCCCCGGCCGCAGCGATGGCCTACAGCCCCGCCGActtccaccaccaccaccaccaccaccacccgcACGCCCACCACCACGCCGGCCCCGCGCCGCACTGCTCCGCCGGGGGGATGCAGCCTCTCGGCgccgcccccgccgcctcctccgccgcctccgccgccccCGAGTCCCTGTCCCCCGGCGGGCAGCGCCGCGGCCTCTGCGAGTGGGTGAGGAAACCGGCGCAGGCCCCGCTCGGTAGCCAAGGTAAGCGGGGAGTATTGGACGGgagcggcggggggcggcggcccGAAACCGGCTCTCTCGGGGGCTGCTCCTCCGCGGCGTCCCCGAGGTATTACGGGGAACAGGGCAGGGCCCCAGCCAGGAGAGGagctgcggggccgggggccAGCCGGGCTGCGGGGCGCGCCGTCGGGTGGGCAACCGATTCGCCGTCGGGCTCATCCGGAATGCAGAGGACGGCGTCGCTCTCCGTTCCGCTCGGCCACTTAGAGCCACTTAAAAGATTTTTATAACCAATTACAGTCATATAAATCATCGGCCGCTGTCGCTTCGCATTCGCTTCTGGCTCGCTGGGCTTCAGCCCGAGAAACCGGGCGTTGAGGAAGCTGCGGCCCCCACGGGCCGCTCCGTGGGACCCGGAGGTGCGAGGGCGTTCCCCCCAACCCCTGTACCCCTGGGCCGGCGCCGCTCTCCGTTGTGATGTTAATCCCCCCACGGCCCGGCCGAGCCCTCTCCCTTTTATATGAGCAGAGCAGCGCGCTGCCCGCTTTGATATACACCTTCCTCTCCCattgtctttttctccttttttccttctcatttctattTCCAGATAAGTTTATGGCcgaaaataataataataataataataatgaaaattaaaaaggagcGGTGACTTCCGCAGCCACCACCGACTGTgccttccccacccccatcccccgGCCCTGTGCCCGGCGCTGCCCTCGGGGCTGCGGCTTTCCCCTCGCTGGGTCGGTGCTGCTCGGCCGGGCCCTCCGCATTCAAATTGCGCCTTTGGAACAGCGCGTATGGTAATGCGAGGGGCAGGGGGATGAAAGGGTCCGCCGCCATTTGCTCAGTAGTGGTAATTCAAACAGAATGTGGCTGTCATTAAGGCTTTGAGAAGGGTTTTTCTTTGATAAGATCTCCTTGTCCCGCATTGTTCGGGGTTGTGTTCTCCATTCAGAGGCTCTGGGAGCTCTCTCTGATCACCCTTGTCTCTTCGCGGGGTGCTTTTGTTGTGCTCTGCGGTACTTCACCTGCACGGAGTCGGCCCGAGCAcctggggggatgggggggggggaggcgtAGGGGCTGCCCGCGGCTCCGCTCCGTGGGAAGGGGCCGGGAAGCAGCGCTTCAATCGGAGCTCTGCGAGAGAGGGAAGCACGGAAGGGCCGCGCCGTCCACTCGAGTCCCTCGGGCCTTTATTTCTGCGCGGTGTTTTCTATATCTCagctcccttctccttctgaaACGGAGCTCCCGTCCTATCCGCGCTGCCCTGAGCGGGGCTTCACTCTTCCCCTAtatttcccccttcccccccctctcctcccacatttatttttactattttcttcttattttcccccctttcttaTTACATTTGCTTCTTCCAAAGTCTCAATACGTTATTCTCGCTACAAAGCGAACCGGAATGCCACCAGAAATTCAAACCAAAGTTGTCGTCAGCAAAACGAACGGCGGTGCAGCGGGGTGGGGGCGGCCGTCACACCATCCCCGCTGCTTTCACAGCCCCGGGGCCGAGGGACGGTGCTCCCCTCCGTCTGCCGTTCGCGGTCCAGGGTCTGAAAGAGGCCCCGTCCTTCTCGCCCCTCTCGGccctttctcttttgctttcccaACTCGCCTTTGTCCTCCGCAGGCAAGACGAGGACAAAGGACAAGTACCGGGTGGTTTACACAGACCACCAGCgcctggagctggagaaggagtTCCACTACAGCCGCTACATCACCATCCGGAGGAAAGCTGAGCTGGCCTCCAGTCTGGGGCTGTCGGAGAGGCAGGTCTGTGGTCCGGCGGGGGCTGGTGAGGGATTGGGATGCGCGGATTGAGTTGCGCGGGTCGGGCTGCGCAGGTTGGGACGCGCGGATTGAGAAGCGCGGATCGGGTTGCGCGGCCACCCGCGGATCCCCGAGCTTTGAGACTTACTGCCCTTTTTTCACTCTCCCACGACCCGGCAGGTGAAAATCTGGTTCCAGAACCGTCGGGCGAAGGAGAGGAAGATCAACAAGAAGAAGCTGCAGCAGGCGCAGCCCGGAGCCGCGGAGCCTCTCAGTCCAGCCGCCCCTCCGCTGCCTGGCCCCGCTGCCGCCCCTCCACCCGCCGGGCTGGGCCCCACCGCCCCGCAGTGACAGCGACCCCGGCCGAGCGCAGGGACTGCACGGACCGCGGAGGGacggccgggccgggccgggacCGGTGGGACCCGGTGGGCACAGCGGGAGCGGCCCCAATGCACTGCAGCGCCGTGTGTACAGATGTACAGTGAGCGCGTCTCGTTCGGGGAACCGCGGCCGCGGCTTTGGtgttattaatattattatggttttcttttgttgttattttaccttttctttttttttttttttttttacccttcgGTGTGAGGGGAGCGTGGCACTCCTCAGTGAATCTCAGGGATCGACGTGAAGGTCTGAGTGATGCTTTTTGGGCTGACGATGAATTTTATccggggggaggagggggggggaagaaaaaattaaagcacatttttttcttaaatttatattttactttttattattggTCATAACTGTGAATATGCAAAATTCATGAAGGATCAGAGCAGAGCGGGTGAGGTGGTTTTAGGGGCGCAGCAATGAATGGTTTGGTGTCAGACACTCCTAAGTTCTGTACACCCAGTGCTGAGCGTCACCATAAGGAGATGGGCAGAGTGGAGCCTCGAATTGCATCCAGCCGTGCTGTGGCGAGGATCCCGTGCATTCAGAGAGCTGCCAGGCACCCCCTGTGTCCCAGCACTGATTAATTGTcactcctcctgctgcctgccttgCTTGGAGTTCGTGCCAGAGTTCAGTTTTCAAAGTCTCTTTGGATGTCCCAGCTCGAGCTCTGCGCCCATCCCCAGACACATTGTGGGGTGA
The Coturnix japonica isolate 7356 chromosome 1, Coturnix japonica 2.1, whole genome shotgun sequence DNA segment above includes these coding regions:
- the CDX2 gene encoding homeobox protein CDX-2, with translation MYVSYLLDKDGPMYPGPVRHSGGLNLAAQNFVGAAQYADYGGYHVNLDGAQSPGPAWPAPYAAPLRDDWGAYGQGAPPPAAAAAAVHGLNGGSPAAAMAYSPADFHHHHHHHHPHAHHHAGPAPHCSAGGMQPLGAAPAASSAASAAPESLSPGGQRRGLCEWVRKPAQAPLGSQGKTRTKDKYRVVYTDHQRLELEKEFHYSRYITIRRKAELASSLGLSERQVKIWFQNRRAKERKINKKKLQQAQPGAAEPLSPAAPPLPGPAAAPPPAGLGPTAPQ